TAACGATGATCTCTTCAAAACCTTCCATATAATCCTGGAGAACCTTGCCCACCATTTTAAGTGAATCTTCATCGTAACTATCAGGGGATTCATTCTGTGCCAGTGGATAAACCTGATCCAGTTCCAGTGGAATCAGCCCAAACGGGACATCAACCACAGTTACCTGCATATCTTCCAGTTGAGTTTCCATACCCTGCTGCTGAGATAGTTCCAAGCTTTCTTTTTTAGATATGCTTTCTTTTTTAGAGATATCAACACTTTCCTGTTCACTGATAATTCGATAGAATTTTTCAGGAATATCATATAAACGTTCGGAATAGGGTTTACTGCTCCTGGGGAGAAGTAATACACTCTTTTTAGAAGGGATTTGTTTCATCTTCTTCAGGTGTCGGTATACCTCTGGACGATGCAGAGATTCCGGTCCGGTGTAGAAGAATGCTGATTTTTTGTAGGGAGGATCATATTTTTCCAGATCTTCTGAGTAATTTTTGAGACTGCGCAGAGCTTCCAGGAGGAATGGATGGGCACGGCAACGTTGTTCAACCAGTTCCCAGAGGCTTCCTTCCACTATAGCCTGGCGTATCATTCTTATCTCAGCAAAACTCACCCTTAAATTATGTATGGCTAATAATTTGGATCTTTCAGCTTTTTCCATCTGCCTTAACTCTTCCGGAGTGTAATTGGTGCACACTTCACATGAACAGGGCATTTCATAGAGATTTTCCAGTTTTAAAGTTCCGCCCGGCATTAAAAGCCGGTCAGCCTCTGCATATAGAATGTAAGCTGCAGAGTCAAACAGGTCACATCCCATGGCCACTGCCAGTGCGAAGATCATTGGGTGACCTGCACCCATAAGGTGACGGGGTCGTGAATCAGGTAGATGGGTTACCGAGGCCATGACCACTTCCACTAACTCCTTATATCGGTAGGATTCCATGAGGGGAACTACTGCTCCTATGGGATGGACCTGGAAATCCATTTCTCCCAGTGCATCAGCACACTTGCTACGCAGGTCAGGGAAGGTGGAGCCCTGCACCACAGAGTTAAGCATGAATTCATCCCTAACTTCCAATGATTCTGCTGCTCTTTGGAGTGTGATTTCAAGCTCCCTCTCTGCACGTTCTCGTTTAACTGATGGAGGAGTGGGTATATCCAGGGATGTTCCAATATCAGTTCCTATTTTTTCCTGGAATTCCACTATTTCCTGATTGGAAACCTGAACATCCCCATATTCTGAGAGCTGGAACGATCCTGAATCTGTGACTACGGGTCCAGAAAAGTCGATCAGTTTATGGACACCCTCTTCCAAAGCTATTTCTCTTAGATCCTCATTTTTATAGATGAGGTAGGCATTGGTGATCACCACTTCTGCCCCATAATCAGAAACCTGGAGGGTTTGTTTTCCAGGGTGTATTACTGGCATGAGGGCCGGGGTCTTAATAGTTCCATGGGGTGTTTTAAGGCTCCCAACTCTACCCCTGGCATCTTTATATTTAATTTCAAAGTTCAAATTTATCACCTTTATAAAAATATCTTTAGTTAATAAACTAGGTTTAATTAATAGGTTTTTTAATAATTAGCAGGTTATCTCACAGTTTATAAAAACAATGTTTCAATAAATGTTTTATCCTATTTAATTATTTAATTGATTACTCTAAATTAATTATCGAAAATCTAAATTATAGAATTATCGAAAATCTAAATTATTGTAGAATCTATATCTAATACAATCTAATTATAACCTATAACCATAATCTATTCCATTATCATTTAAAATTACCATTGGCAACTATCTTTAATCGTTTCTCCATCTCTTTGATCCTTGCTCTGGAAGTAGAAGGTCCCTCCTGACCACAGCAACAAATGCAATTTGAAAACTGGGGGCAAACCAGGAAGCGGGATTTTAAGGAATTCAGATCATGAATACTGAATGATTCCAGGTGTTTGAGAACTCTTCTTTTTATTTTTTCATGATCCATTTTTCTTTCATCCAGATCATTGGCCAGATAAACGGGAGTTTTTACTGTTGAAGCTATTTTAGAATTACCCCTCGCAGTTATCCTCTCTAAATGTCTATTTTCAATTATTTCATTAGCTGAAAGATTTAATTCAGGATCCCGGTAGGGAATTCCGGCATCAGATAGGGCGATCATGCGCTCATCAACACTGCCCAGTGGTTTGGTAATCTTATGAAGTGATGGGGATGCCATGGTCCCCCCACTTCTTCCCAGGGCGGGTCCTTCACCGATCTCCAGACCTGCATTAAGGAGTGCGTATCGTACCGGGGCTGCAGAAGTATATGTTAAAATAACACCATCTTCTTTAAGTAAAGTTGAAACTTTAGCCAGGAATTCTCTGCTATAAAGTTCAGGGGATTTAGTGGGACTGAAAGGATCCAGAAACACCGCATCATAAACCTGGTTTTCAGGAATTTCCAGTACAATTTTCCGGGCATCTTCACAGTGCACTCTAATATTTACATTATCTGGTATTTCTGTTTCTTCAGCCTGAAATGATAGTAATCCTTTATTGATCAGGTAGTTTTCAATGGCCTTTTTAATCACAAGATAAGATACTGATTTATGGGTTTTGGATGGACTGGGTATTATCAAGCTAGCAGCCAGCACCTCCCATGATATTTCCACTAGATCCATCTCTAAATGTTCAATTTCACCCTCTACAAGAGGGTCTATGATTTGTTCCAGAGCAGCGGCGGCATTGATTCCAAGTCCACTGCAAATATCCAAGATTCCAACCTTTTTCTTTCCCCTGAGATCTGCAGGTTGAGCGAATTTTTCACGGGCCTCACGAAGAGCACCGTGAGTAGTGTGCATTGTTTCTATAGAGTCATTTACCTTTTGTGACTGTAAAGTGTAGCTACTATCTGCAGTTTCCACCAAAAAATCTTTAATTTTAAAAGTAGCCCACTCGCGTGCATTTTTATCCCCTTTTTTCTCTTTAAAAGACCATTTTCTTATTATGTCCATGGCCTCTGTTTCAGGAGTTAAAGGAGTATAAAATGAATTTTGGATTTTTTCCATAATCGAAACTCATAAAATTTTTTGAATAAAACTAAAAATTATACTACATTAGAACTAAACTACATTAGATATTTTAAGTAGATATTATACTAATAAAGCAATATTAAATTTATTAGGATATGTTCTTATGTTAAGAATTTTATATTATTTATCGAGATATAATCTTGATATACTCTAATACATACTATACTCTAAACATACAAATACTTAAAACTGCGGATACTATTTTTAATTACAATCATAGTTAATAAATTAGAGATTTTTAAAAATAAAAGAGAATTAAAATTAAAAAAATTAATTAAATAATAAATATTTAAAATTTTAGGTAATATTTCAGGAGATGTTGAATTTGGTCAAGATCATTGGAATTGTAGGAAGTCCCCGTAGTAACAGTAACACTGAAAAATTGGTAACAGAAGCCCTTCAATCAGCTAGGGCTGTTGGGGCAGAAACAGAACTTGTAAAGCTGGGAAGTGCTGAAATTGAACCATGTGTTGCCTGTGATATATGTAAAGCAACTGGTGAATGTGCCATATATGATGACGTGGGTGGAATACTGGAAAAAATGGTGGATTCACAGGGCCTGATCATTGGAAGCCCGGTTTACTTTGGAAATGTTACATCTCAACTTAAAATGTTGATGGATCGTTCAAGACCTCTGAGAATGGACTTTAAACTTAATAATAAAGTTGGAGGGGCCATAAGTACTGGGGGTTCACGTAACGGTGGTCAGGAAACCACAATTGCAGCTATCCATGAATTTTTACTCATCCAGGATGCCATCATTGTTGGAGATGGTGCTCCAATGGCCCATTATGGTGGAACAGGTGTTGGAACTACTGCTGAGGATGAAGTAGGTATACAAACATCACGTAATCTGGGTAAAAGAGTGGCTGAACTGGCCATGAAACTCAATGAATAACAATATGTAATAAATAAATTAACTCTTAAAAAAAAATAGTACACATTATATTGGTGCTTGAGAGTTTAACCAACTCTTATTTAATATAAAGATTAGAATTAAAATAAACAATTAGATTATTAAATTTAATATAATTCCTCTTAACTTTCAATTCAAGGGAGAATTAGATTTGAAAGACGCTTACCCCCCCAAAAATTCATCTGAAAAACAAAAAGGCATATACATTGTGCTACCTGCTTACAATGAAGAAAAAACCATAAATGAGGTTATGGGTGAATTGATTGACCTTGGTTTCAATTTGATTGTGGTTGATGATGGTTCCACTGACAACACCTACAGTGTCTCCAGGAACTTTCTCAAAAAGCACCCATCCCATGTAAACCTATACCGACATCCCATCAACCGGGGGTTGGGAGCCACACTCAGAACCGGGATCGAGGCAGCTCTTTCCCATGAATCTGATATAATCGTAACTTTTGATGCCGATGGCCAGCACCATTCTCAGGATATTCTCCCCATCTGCCAGCCCATAATTCAGGGTGAAGCAGATGTGGTGATTGGGAAGAGGAACTTCAAGGAGATGCCATTCCGTAAGAATTTTGGGAATGTGGTGATGAACATCATCACCCTAATTTTCTATGGTAAGGATGTTGAAGATTCCCAGTCCGGTCTCAGGGCATTCAACCGGAAAGCAGCAGGGTTAATGGAACTTCATTCCAGGGATTATGGGGTTTCTTCAGAGATAATTGGAGAAGTCAAACGAAAAGATCTAAACCTGGTTGAAGTACCCATCACTACTATTTACACAGATTACTCACTCTCCAAAGGTACCAACACCAGAGTGGGTCTAAAAATTCTGGGCAGACTAATTAGAAACATTTTCAAATAATTAAATATAAATTAAAAAATTAAACTAGGAATAATGAACTAGTTGAATGAAAGGGGCAAGAATAATGATATTATATCAATATATTGGAATACTCATTGGAATTATAGGTATCATAGTCACTTTTTTAAGGTTTAAAGATGGAAAAATGTCTTTAAATATGCTCCTGGTATGGGCTGCCATCTGGGTTCTTTTAATTATTTTCTCTATCTATCCGGATACAACTTCAACTCTGGCCACTATAACTGGAATAGGGCGGGGGTTAGATTTGATACTGATTATAGGACTTATCGGCAGTTATTATTTTGTATTCAAGATATACAATTTGATTGAGAATATTGAAGAGGAAATAACCAGTTTAACCAGGGAAATAGCATTGCAACGAGGGGAAGCAGGGCAACCAGAAAAAAAATCTAACAAAGATGAAAAATCACAATGAAAATAGTATTTACTCATTATAACAATCAATTGCACGGTTTAAATGATTTAATAGTCTTTTTCCAGAATTTTTCAATGTCCAAAGGTCATTGACAACTTTAATGCTGTTTTTGGCTAATTTTTCGGTTTTGTTGGGATCTAATAGTAGATTAGTAATTTCTTTAGAAAATGATTCTTCATCTCTTTCTGTGAGCATACCAGTATGATCGTGCTTAACACTTTCACGTACACCACCTTCTTTCACACCAACAACGGGGGTTCCACAACTCATTGCCTCTAAGGGAACTAAACCAAATGGTTCAAGATAAGGTGCATAAACAACCATCTTTGCCTGATTGTATAGTAAAACTAATTCATCATCCGTAATTAAATTTAATATTCGCAATTGAACATTCAATTCACTAGCAAGATTTTTTAAGTAGCTTTGCCATTGAATATTCCCCTGATCAGATACAATAACAAGTTCAGGACGTATTTGGGAGTCAATTTTTGATAAAGATTTAATAATAAATTCAAATCCTTTTTCAGGCAGACAATGCCCCACAGATAGGACAAAATTTTCTTTAGAGATGTTTAATGGTTTAAATAATTCTGTGTCAACCCCTAAGTATGAAACAAATGAATTTTGACCATAAGTTCTTAATATAGATTCATGAGAAAAGTAGGAGTTCACCACTGTATATCTGGAGTAGTTAGCTACTTTTTTATCCATATTAATCATACGGGAACCGTAAAGTTTTAAACGAAAACTTCTTAGGTCATTCTTAGTTCCTAACCCTGCTTTTTTAAAAAGATTACGATTAATTAACTCACGAAAAATTATGGATTGTTGGCAGTAGTAGACATGGGGTTTTTTTAAATATTTCAAAAAAAAGGGAGCCATAGTGTATCGATCTTGTTCACAAAAGACCACGTCATAATCTTCCTTGTTTACAGCTTCCGCGATTTTTTTTTGGGTTTTTTCAAGATCAGTTAAAGCAACTCTGTCTGGAAAATATTTGATACTAGAAAATAGGAAACCAATGAAGGTATTCTTCACTTCAAATGTATTTAAATTATTAACGATTTCTTTCAAGGATAAATAATCCTCATTTGCAGTAGAAGGAACAAATACATCAATTTCATGTTCTCTGGCCAAAAAGTCAACGTTATTATACAATGCTCTTTTTGCCCCTCCTGAAGGAAGATTATGGAAAATTGCTATTTTCATTGTTATAACCCTTTAAGATATTAAATTTGAAATAATGATATTTTAATTTATTTAACCTGTACGGATAATTTTAACAAATCTCTTAATAAATCCCCTTAAACCAACTTCAGGATACATTTTTATAGCAAGATTCAATATTCGGAATGGTTTTTTAAAAGATTTCCACAGAGTTTTAGGGATCCATCTTAAAAATTCATTATATAAACCATATTGTTGAACATAAGGATATAATCTAGGTATATTTATAATACTTAATCTCGTATCATTTGTTTCTAATATGGCAATTAAATAAGCCTTTTTACGTTCTTCAATGCTAAATTCAGGTGTTTCGGCACATGGTTCCTCACACATGAAATCGCCATCAACCAATGATGAATGGTTAATTAAATCAAAAACTTTTCCATTCTTATCATACCATTCTCGAATTTTGGTGCCTTCAAATGGGGTTATCATATTCCAATATATATGGTCTGGTTTCAATTTTTTGGCAAATTCTATGGAAACACGAGTATTTTCCAGTGAATCATCCTCCAGGCCAATTACAAAGCAGAGGTCTAAAGTCATTTTATGTTTTTTGATTAATCCTGCTGCTCTAATAATGTCGTCTAATGTTTCACCTTTACCAATCTTTTTAAAAACTTCTGGATGTCCAGATTCAACGCCTATTCCTATATGAGGGCATTTTGCTTTTTTCAGGAGCGATACGATTTCATCATCAAGACTGTCAGCACGAGTATTGATAACAGTTAGAGGTAAATTAATATTGCTGTTAATATAGCATTTGAGAAATTTTTTAATATGGTTTTTGCGGAACATTGCATTATCATCATAAACAACCACATTTCCAATACTATCAAACTTTTTTTTCGCGCTGATTATCTCTTCAATGCATTTTTCAACACTTTTGGGTCTCCACTTTCTTGTGGAAACAAATCTTACAGCGCAAAAACTGCAATTATATGGACATCCTCTACTGGTTAATAATGGGTAAAGAAAGATATCTTCATGACCCACAAATGAAGTGAAATCAGGAAAAGGCAATTTTTGAGGGTCAGGTGGTTCCGAACAAATTATTTTGCCTTTAGTACCAACATCTGCATTTTCCACAACATCCACTATTATATTTTCAGCTTCACCAACGATTATATAATTAGCCTTATCCACCAATTCATGGGAATATAAAGTAGCGTGAGGACCACCGACAATTATTGGCTTATTAAATTGAGATATTTGTTCAAATATAATATCTGCCTCTTTCATAGTGGCAGTATAAATGGTTAAACCCACCACATCGGGTTTGAAATCTTCAAAAATTGCCTTTGGATCAGGTGCATTTGGATTAAATTGATAATCAACAACTAAAACTTCATGCCCACAGCTTTTTAATACCGCAGCTAACATCGCAAGCCCAATATGAGGAGAATCACTATCACATTTCTCCCGCTTTGCATTGAAAAACAATATTCTTTTTGATTTATGATCCAATCTCACTTAAACATCACCATGAGTTTTAAAAATTTTATTAATTATATTTTAAATTTTATATTTGATAATAATTTATTAAATATTGCAAATAATGAAATTGTAGTTTAAGAGTAAAATTTAATCATTGAAAACTTCTTCATATACTTGCCATGTTTCATTTGCAGTTTTTTCCCAACTAAACATTTTAGCTCGTTTTAAACTTTTATCACTCATTTCAGCTTTTAAACTTTCATTGGTCAAAATTTGTTGCATAGTATCTGCAAATGCTTTACTGTCATTGGGATCCAAAGTAAATCCTGCATCACCCATAACTTCAGGTAAAGAAGAAGTATTTGAAGTGACTACGGGAGATCCACAAGCCATAGCCTCTAATGGAGGTAATCCAAATCCTTCATATAAAGATGGGAATACAAATAAATCAGCGGCATTATAAAATTTTATTAAATCCTGATCTGGCACATAACCCAAAAATGTTACATGTTTTGAAAGCCCTAATAACTCAACTTTTTTTGTTATCTCCTCAAATCCATAACCTGGTTTTCCTATTATTACTAATTTAGATTTTACTCCTTTTTTTAATAGCTTATAAAATGATTCAATTAACAAGGGGATGTTTTTTCTTAATTCCACATGTCCTACGTATAAAATATAAGGGGATGGAATATGGTACTTAAATTCCAGTT
The genomic region above belongs to Methanobacterium sp. Maddingley MBC34 and contains:
- a CDS encoding tRNA-guanine transglycosylase, archaeosine-15-forming (PFAM: PUA domain; Queuine tRNA-ribosyltransferase~TIGRFAM: tRNA-guanine transglycosylases, various specificities; tRNA-guanine transglycosylase, archaeosine-15-forming; uncharacterized domain 2); protein product: MNFEIKYKDARGRVGSLKTPHGTIKTPALMPVIHPGKQTLQVSDYGAEVVITNAYLIYKNEDLREIALEEGVHKLIDFSGPVVTDSGSFQLSEYGDVQVSNQEIVEFQEKIGTDIGTSLDIPTPPSVKRERAERELEITLQRAAESLEVRDEFMLNSVVQGSTFPDLRSKCADALGEMDFQVHPIGAVVPLMESYRYKELVEVVMASVTHLPDSRPRHLMGAGHPMIFALAVAMGCDLFDSAAYILYAEADRLLMPGGTLKLENLYEMPCSCEVCTNYTPEELRQMEKAERSKLLAIHNLRVSFAEIRMIRQAIVEGSLWELVEQRCRAHPFLLEALRSLKNYSEDLEKYDPPYKKSAFFYTGPESLHRPEVYRHLKKMKQIPSKKSVLLLPRSSKPYSERLYDIPEKFYRIISEQESVDISKKESISKKESLELSQQQGMETQLEDMQVTVVDVPFGLIPLELDQVYPLAQNESPDSYDEDSLKMVGKVLQDYMEGFEEIIVSGEVAETFSLNTTHSMEEYHFPQTLNIVVNEQERIKMIADYQFGVGAGEGLFNGDLKIVKSRKTGKIRHVYDGEELIATLRASDGVFVLAREGARRLHRYLPYPKNRVVVNEDAEPFAREGKSIFAKFVINCDIDIHAKEEVLIVNAEDQLLAFGKSILNGKEILDFNTGQAVKTRKGGL
- a CDS encoding hypothetical protein (PFAM: Protein of unknown function (DUF752)), translated to MEKIQNSFYTPLTPETEAMDIIRKWSFKEKKGDKNAREWATFKIKDFLVETADSSYTLQSQKVNDSIETMHTTHGALREAREKFAQPADLRGKKKVGILDICSGLGINAAAALEQIIDPLVEGEIEHLEMDLVEISWEVLAASLIIPSPSKTHKSVSYLVIKKAIENYLINKGLLSFQAEETEIPDNVNIRVHCEDARKIVLEIPENQVYDAVFLDPFSPTKSPELYSREFLAKVSTLLKEDGVILTYTSAAPVRYALLNAGLEIGEGPALGRSGGTMASPSLHKITKPLGSVDERMIALSDAGIPYRDPELNLSANEIIENRHLERITARGNSKIASTVKTPVYLANDLDERKMDHEKIKRRVLKHLESFSIHDLNSLKSRFLVCPQFSNCICCCGQEGPSTSRARIKEMEKRLKIVANGNFK
- a CDS encoding multimeric flavodoxin WrbA (PFAM: NADPH-dependent FMN reductase), whose translation is MVKIIGIVGSPRSNSNTEKLVTEALQSARAVGAETELVKLGSAEIEPCVACDICKATGECAIYDDVGGILEKMVDSQGLIIGSPVYFGNVTSQLKMLMDRSRPLRMDFKLNNKVGGAISTGGSRNGGQETTIAAIHEFLLIQDAIIVGDGAPMAHYGGTGVGTTAEDEVGIQTSRNLGKRVAELAMKLNE
- a CDS encoding glycosyl transferase (PFAM: Glycosyl transferase family 2) produces the protein MKDAYPPKNSSEKQKGIYIVLPAYNEEKTINEVMGELIDLGFNLIVVDDGSTDNTYSVSRNFLKKHPSHVNLYRHPINRGLGATLRTGIEAALSHESDIIVTFDADGQHHSQDILPICQPIIQGEADVVIGKRNFKEMPFRKNFGNVVMNIITLIFYGKDVEDSQSGLRAFNRKAAGLMELHSRDYGVSSEIIGEVKRKDLNLVEVPITTIYTDYSLSKGTNTRVGLKILGRLIRNIFK
- a CDS encoding hypothetical protein (PFAM: Uncharacterized conserved protein (DUF2304)), yielding MKGARIMILYQYIGILIGIIGIIVTFLRFKDGKMSLNMLLVWAAIWVLLIIFSIYPDTTSTLATITGIGRGLDLILIIGLIGSYYFVFKIYNLIENIEEEITSLTREIALQRGEAGQPEKKSNKDEKSQ
- a CDS encoding glycosyltransferase (PFAM: Glycosyl transferases group 1) — translated: MKIAIFHNLPSGGAKRALYNNVDFLAREHEIDVFVPSTANEDYLSLKEIVNNLNTFEVKNTFIGFLFSSIKYFPDRVALTDLEKTQKKIAEAVNKEDYDVVFCEQDRYTMAPFFLKYLKKPHVYYCQQSIIFRELINRNLFKKAGLGTKNDLRSFRLKLYGSRMINMDKKVANYSRYTVVNSYFSHESILRTYGQNSFVSYLGVDTELFKPLNISKENFVLSVGHCLPEKGFEFIIKSLSKIDSQIRPELVIVSDQGNIQWQSYLKNLASELNVQLRILNLITDDELVLLYNQAKMVVYAPYLEPFGLVPLEAMSCGTPVVGVKEGGVRESVKHDHTGMLTERDEESFSKEITNLLLDPNKTEKLAKNSIKVVNDLWTLKNSGKRLLNHLNRAIDCYNE
- a CDS encoding Fe-S oxidoreductase (PFAM: Radical SAM superfamily; B12 binding domain) → MDHKSKRILFFNAKREKCDSDSPHIGLAMLAAVLKSCGHEVLVVDYQFNPNAPDPKAIFEDFKPDVVGLTIYTATMKEADIIFEQISQFNKPIIVGGPHATLYSHELVDKANYIIVGEAENIIVDVVENADVGTKGKIICSEPPDPQKLPFPDFTSFVGHEDIFLYPLLTSRGCPYNCSFCAVRFVSTRKWRPKSVEKCIEEIISAKKKFDSIGNVVVYDDNAMFRKNHIKKFLKCYINSNINLPLTVINTRADSLDDEIVSLLKKAKCPHIGIGVESGHPEVFKKIGKGETLDDIIRAAGLIKKHKMTLDLCFVIGLEDDSLENTRVSIEFAKKLKPDHIYWNMITPFEGTKIREWYDKNGKVFDLINHSSLVDGDFMCEEPCAETPEFSIEERKKAYLIAILETNDTRLSIINIPRLYPYVQQYGLYNEFLRWIPKTLWKSFKKPFRILNLAIKMYPEVGLRGFIKRFVKIIRTG
- a CDS encoding glycosyltransferase (PFAM: Glycosyl transferases group 1_SP), with the translated sequence MKVGFLSWILDVKRTGINNYLYHIVQGMIEADQSRKISLIHFKKSNDDIYKKVDDVVIGSFPFDIINPITLSRSIKEAKIDVFHLPSHMFPQISPFFMNKDVKKVLTVHDLIPLIFAKKLPFYYKFWGPTLKLIKNRADFIITDSFNSQNDLINYLHIPEDKIKVIPLAPNKNFKFIKNKSVIREELEFKYHIPSPYILYVGHVELRKNIPLLIESFYKLLKKGVKSKLVIIGKPGYGFEEITKKVELLGLSKHVTFLGYVPDQDLIKFYNAADLFVFPSLYEGFGLPPLEAMACGSPVVTSNTSSLPEVMGDAGFTLDPNDSKAFADTMQQILTNESLKAEMSDKSLKRAKMFSWEKTANETWQVYEEVFND